The Microbacterium amylolyticum genome includes the window CCAGGCAAGGTCGCTCGCGCTCGTCGGCTCTGTCAGCGGCGTTGCGTTCATCGTCGCGTCGGGGGTCGGGAACGGCGTTTCAATGCCGTCCTCCCCCACAAACGACGTTGCCGGTGTCGTCGTGTACAGCACGGGACGCAACTGCATCTGAGCGCTGGCTTCGATGCGAGCACGCGTCTCATCGTCCGCGACGCCAGGAATCTGAACGACAAGCTGGTCGGCGCCCTGCGTTGTCACCTGCGTTTCGCCAACTCCGGAGGCGTCAACGCGCTGGCGAATGATCTGCACGGCCTGTGCCATCTGTTCAGCGTTCGGCGTTCCGTCTTCGAGATCTGCTTCGAGGACGATCTGCGTTCCACCCTGCAGGTCCAGCGCAAGCTCCGGAACCCACGTGCCCTCTTTGAAGAGGTGCACGCCGGCGGTATTTGCACCGAACAGGACGAGGGTGAGGCCGAGAAGGCCGATGAGGGCGCGCCAAGCGCGGCGGGATGTGGTGGATGTCGCCACGGCGGAAGCCTTACGTGTCGGAGCGTGTCAGAGTCGATCGGACGCGGAGGGGCCGCCAGGCGGCCCGTTCCGCCTCAGTCCTTCTTGCTGTCGCTGTCGTCCTGCTGATCCTGATCGGCCAGTTCGGAGTCTGAATCGATGACGCCGTCTTCGGCAATGCCATCGGAGTTAACGTCATCTGCGTCAATGTCTTCGTCGTCATCGACAAGCTCGTGCTCCGCCTCGGGGTCGATCACAACGGTCTGTGCGTGGACCTCGATCTCGACGCCGGGGGCGATTGCGATCACCGCGTGCTGCGTGAGGTCGTCAGGATCGAAAGAAACGAGGGTGCCGTAGATGCCCGATCGCGTCATCACGGATGCCCCGGGCAACATCATCTGCTGCCGCTTCTGCTCTTCCTCCTGCATCTTCTTACGACGGCGGGTCGAGCTCCAGAACATGAAGACGATCAGCCCGCCGGCAACTGCGAGAAGCAGGAAATTTTCCATGAAGCGGTGTGCCTTTCGGGGAGGATTTGTCGCTGACGAGAGCGACTGTGAAGCGGCCGGTCGTTCCCGGCGTATCTCAAGCATTGTAGGGCATCCGGCTATCCCTTCGCCCCGCGCGGATCGGTGCTCGGGTCAGTTCCGCTCGCCGGCGGGAACCGTTTCCCCGGGCCTCCGGGGCGGGCCGTCTAGGTGATGGACAGCCGGACAATCACCGCAACCACACACGCCCAGAGCAGGCTCGCGAGGGTGCCGATAATGAAGCGTTCTCGCGCCTCTGGCGCAGCCAGTTCGGAGAAACGTCCAATGCCCTTCAACGCGATGAGGAGGGCAAGGCCCTCGCCAAAGCCCGCGATGATCGTGAAGACGGCAGCCGTGCGTTCGAGGTAGCCGATCAGCATTCCACCCCGCAGGACTTCGTCTGCCGACGTTTTTCCTGCCGCTGGACGCAGCAGGATCCCTCCGTGAGGCCCTTCCCTCAGCACACCATCTGCTGCCGTGAACGCCAAGAGGCGACGCGTCGCGGGATCACCGCCGACAATGGCAACGACCGATCCCAGCACCGCGATCACCATGCCGAGAATCGGCGGCACGCCGGGGTGCAGAACGAGCAAGAAAACAAGACCAGCGGCGATGAGGGCCCCACTGACCGCCAGTGCCACCCCGTTTCGGCGCCGGAAGTTCACGATCACGAGGACGAGGACTGTCGCCAGCGCGATGCTGAGGACCCCACCGGGGACAAGCGCAAGAATCTGCTCCGTCGTCATCGTCACAGTCTGCCCACATGATGCGTTAACGGGCGGATGACCCGCAGTCGAGTTCCGTGATGAGGTGCGCAGCAGCGGGAAGTGCCGCGTTCTCAGATCGAAGACCCGCAGCAGAAACGCGCCTGCTCACGGCGCCCTCCGTGATCCCCAACCGCTCAGCTGATTCGCGTTGCGTGAGTCCGTCACGGAGAAGGTCATGGACTTCCCATCCCTCTGGCGTGCGTCGCATCCGGAACTCCACGAGAAGCCGTAGCACCGCTTCGGCATGGTCAGGGCCCTCAGCCGTGACAGCAACATGCGTCGCCGTCCGTTTTGCGCGCTCAACGGCATCGCGCGCGTTGACGAAAGCAGGCCCCCGTGCCGCACGTACGGAGTCGGGAAGCGGTGTTTCAACCGTTCCGACACCGACGCCGACGCTCCATTCCTCATGACGTGTCAGCTCCAGCACAATCGCCGCCGCCGCCTGGCCCGATGAGACGACCATCTGGATTTCGTCACCGGCTGCGCGTTCTGGGGCCAGAACGGTCGCTTCCCCGGCGATAGACGCAATCTGCGACATCGCATCCGGAACGAGGTCGCGCGAAACGCGACTTGCTCGCTGGTCGGCCGTGATGACGATCATGCGACCTCCTGAGAACCTCAACGACACCCAATATAGGTTTAGCTTGCAGACTCAAGAATAGCATACTTGAGCAATAAGGCTCACGTCATGTCTGCGGGAACGGGCAGCCCCAAATGAACATACGCTTCCGGGGTGGCCACACGACCTCGAGGGGTCCGCCCCATAAAACCGATGCGCACGAGATAGGGCTCAACGACGCTCTCGACCGTGTCGGCCTCCTCACCAACCGTCACGGCGAGCGTCGACAACCCCACGGGACCACCACGGAAGCGACGCACGAGCGCGTCCAGAACGGCTCGGTCAAGCCGGTCGAGACCAATCGCGTCGACGTCGTACAGATTCAGCGCTGCCTGAACCCCCGCCAACGACACCTCGCGACCCGCTCCGTGCACGAGGGTCCAGTCGCGCACGCGCCTCAGCAACCGGTTCGCGATACGCGGAGTCCCGCGCGATCGTCGAGCAATCTCGCTGCGCTGAGTATCGTCCAGGTCAATGCCGAGAACGAGGGCGGACCGTTCGATAACGCTTTCGAGCTCGGAGGGCTCGTAGTACTCCAGATGCGCCGTAAAGCCAAACCGATCGCGGAGCGGACTCGGGAGCAGCCCCGATCGCGTTGTCGCGCCGACCAGCGTGAATGGCGCCAGCTCGAGCGGGATGCTCGTCGCCCCGGCCCCCTTGCCCACCATGATGTCGATGCGGAAGTCTTCCATCGCCAGGTACAGCATCTCTTCTGCCGAACGCGCCATGCGATGAATCTCATCGATGAACAGCACCTCGCCCGGCGTAAGGCTGGACAGCAGTGCCGCGAGATCCCCCGCGTGCTGGATGGCCGGGCCACTGGACATCCGCAGCGGCCGCTCGGACTCGTACGCCACGATCATCGCCAGCGTTGTCTTGCCGAGCCCCGGGGGCCCCGAGAGCAGAATGTGATCGGAGGACCGCTGCTGAATCCGTGCGGCGTCTAGAAGAAGCTGCAGCTGGCCACGCACCTTGTGCTGCCCGACGAACTCCGTGAGACTCTGCGGGCGAAGCGCCCCCTCAACAGCGAGCTCGGTGTCGTCCTGCGGACGGGGAGAAACAACGTCAGACACGCGCACCACCTCCTGCGCCAAGGGCCGCAAGGGTGAGCCGCAACAGCGCCTGAACGTTTGCACGATCAATCTCTGACGCCTGCTCAGCCGCGAGCCCCACGGCCTCAGCGGCGACCTTCTCTTGCCATCCAAGACCGGTCACCGCTTGAACGACCTGGGACACAACGTCCGGCGCGGCAGCGCCTGCCCGCACCGTGCGTCCAGCAGCGGGCGCCAGCTTGCCCTGCAGTTGCAGCGCAATGAGCTTGGCCGTCTTCGGACCGATGCCGCTGACCTTTTTAAAGGGTTTCTCGTCTTCAGCCTCAACGGCCTCGGCGATCTGGTCGATTGTCAGGCTGGACAACACCCCCAGCGCCGACTTCGGCCCGATTCCCGAAACTCCCAACAAGATCCCGAAGACGTCGAGTTCATCACGCGAGGAGAAGCCGAACAGGCTGAGGGCATCTTCACGAACGACCAGGTGCGTGAAGAGGAAGAGTTCCTCTCCATTGCGAGCCGTGCGGGCGACATCGGGTGGCACCGCAACCGAGAATCCGACGCCACCGACTTCGAGGACGACCTGGTCGAGCCCGGCATGAAGGACAGAGCCGCGCAGAGAAGAGATCATCAGCCCAGACTAGCGCCAGGTTCGGATGTTTGTTCGACCGACGCGCGTCCGCTTCTCGGCGTCTGCCCATGCGCGCTGAGCCGCTGTCAGGCCTCCCCCGTGGGCATCGGAGGCCCG containing:
- a CDS encoding preprotein translocase subunit YajC: MENFLLLAVAGGLIVFMFWSSTRRRKKMQEEEQKRQQMMLPGASVMTRSGIYGTLVSFDPDDLTQHAVIAIAPGVEIEVHAQTVVIDPEAEHELVDDDEDIDADDVNSDGIAEDGVIDSDSELADQDQQDDSDSKKD
- a CDS encoding DNA-binding protein; this encodes MIVITADQRASRVSRDLVPDAMSQIASIAGEATVLAPERAAGDEIQMVVSSGQAAAAIVLELTRHEEWSVGVGVGTVETPLPDSVRAARGPAFVNARDAVERAKRTATHVAVTAEGPDHAEAVLRLLVEFRMRRTPEGWEVHDLLRDGLTQRESAERLGITEGAVSRRVSAAGLRSENAALPAAAHLITELDCGSSAR
- the ruvB gene encoding Holliday junction branch migration DNA helicase RuvB — encoded protein: MSDVVSPRPQDDTELAVEGALRPQSLTEFVGQHKVRGQLQLLLDAARIQQRSSDHILLSGPPGLGKTTLAMIVAYESERPLRMSSGPAIQHAGDLAALLSSLTPGEVLFIDEIHRMARSAEEMLYLAMEDFRIDIMVGKGAGATSIPLELAPFTLVGATTRSGLLPSPLRDRFGFTAHLEYYEPSELESVIERSALVLGIDLDDTQRSEIARRSRGTPRIANRLLRRVRDWTLVHGAGREVSLAGVQAALNLYDVDAIGLDRLDRAVLDALVRRFRGGPVGLSTLAVTVGEEADTVESVVEPYLVRIGFMGRTPRGRVATPEAYVHLGLPVPADMT
- the ruvA gene encoding Holliday junction branch migration protein RuvA, with amino-acid sequence MISSLRGSVLHAGLDQVVLEVGGVGFSVAVPPDVARTARNGEELFLFTHLVVREDALSLFGFSSRDELDVFGILLGVSGIGPKSALGVLSSLTIDQIAEAVEAEDEKPFKKVSGIGPKTAKLIALQLQGKLAPAAGRTVRAGAAAPDVVSQVVQAVTGLGWQEKVAAEAVGLAAEQASEIDRANVQALLRLTLAALGAGGGARV